A genomic region of Zalophus californianus isolate mZalCal1 chromosome 1, mZalCal1.pri.v2, whole genome shotgun sequence contains the following coding sequences:
- the SENP5 gene encoding sentrin-specific protease 5 isoform X6 has translation MKKQKKILWRKGIHLAFSEKWNTGFGGFKKFCFHQHFCILKAKLGRPITWSRQLKHFQCRKALQIQKTWIQDAPFFAKTKSSVAAQNVSTLSSKVKRKDSKHFLSSSRTLLRLQAERLLSSAKNSDHEYCGEKSVLKAVADLPASNVLGQANGHRPRTEPQASDFPMKFNGESQSPGESGTIVVTLSNHKRKRFCYGCYQGLEHHRNGGPLIPKKFQLNQHRRIKVSPFMMYEKLSMIRFRYRILRSQHFRTKSKVCKLKKAQRSWVQVTGDHQETLRENGEGGSCSPFPSPEPKDPSCRHQPYFPDMDSNAVVKGKNSHVPDGHTKGSPFLGKELSLDEAFPDQQNGSATFTWDQSPCSSPKWECTELIHDIPLPEHHSSNMFISETEREVMTLGQENRTSTVSDDRVKLSLCGADQSVNSVDGPVSEKTAGNESSCQMDEDGSLKQNILSSKLLDHPYCKSPLEAPLTCSGLKLEDQAGSGKNSQKVSPVDDEQLSICLSGFLDEVMKKYGSLVPLSEKDVLGRLKDVFNEDFSNRKPFINREITNYRARHQKCNFRIFYNKHMLDMDDLATLDGQNWLNDQVINMYGELIMDAVPDKVHFFNSFFHRQLVTKGYNGVKRWTKKCIPQQKNDSDCGVFVLQYCKCLALEQPFQFSQEDMPRVRKRIYKELCECRLMD, from the exons atgaaaaaacagaagaaaattctaTGGAGGAAAGGAATCCATTTAGCCTTTTCTGAGAAATGGAATACAGGGTTTGGAGGTTTTAAGAAGTTCTGCTTTCACCAACACTTTTGCATTCTGAAAGCCAAATTGGGAAGGCCAATTACTTGGAGCAGGCAGTTGAAGCATTTCCAGTGCAGAAAAGCCCTTCAAATCCAGAAAACGTGGATCCAGGATGCACCTTTTTTTGCTAAGACAAAGTCCAGTGTGGCTGCTCAAAATGTTAGTACTTTGTCCtctaaagtgaaaagaaaagactCTAAACACTTCCTTTCCTCCTCAAGGACCCTCCTAAGACTCCAAGCAGAGAGGCTGCTGTCCTCAGCAAAGAACTCTGACCATGAATACTGTGGAGAGAAAAGTGTCTTGAAGGCAGTTGCTGACTTACCAGCAAGTAATGTTTTAGGTCAGGCCAATGGTCACAGACCTAGGACAGAGCCACAAGCTTCTGACTTTCCTATGAAGTTCAATGGGGAGAGCCAAAGTCCAGGTGAGAGTGGCACAATTGTGGTCACCTTGAGCAACCATAAGAGAAAGCGCTTTTGTTATGGCTGCTACCAGGGTCTGGAGCACCACAGGAATGGGGGACCCCTGATTCCAAAAAAGTTTCAACTTAACCAACATAGAAGAATAAAAGTATCTCCTTTTATGATGTATGAGAAATTATCCATGATTAGATTCCGGTACAGGATTCTCAGATCCCAGCACTTCAGAACAAAAAGCAAAGTTTGCAAGCTAAAAAAAGCCCAGCGAAGCTGGGTACAGGTCACTGGGGACCATCAAGAGACCCTTAGGGAAAACGGTGAGGGTGGCAGTTGCAGCCCATTCCCTTCCCCAGAACCTAAAGACCCTTCTTGTCGGCATCAACCGTATTTTCCAGATATGGACAGCAATGCTGTGGTGAAGGGAAAGAACTCTCATGTGCCTGATGGCCACACTAAAGGAAGCCCTTTCTTGGGCAAGGAGCTTAGTTTAGATGAAGCATTCCCTGACCAACAGAATGGCAGTGCCACATTTACCTGGGACCAGTCACCCTGTTCCTCTCCTAAGTGGGAGTGTACAGAGCTGATTCATGACATCCCCTTACCAGAACATCATTCTAGTAACATGTTTATCTCGGAAACCGAAAGAGAAGTCATGACTCTGGGTCAGGAAAATCGGACAAGTACTGTCAGTGATGACAGAGTAAAACTGTCACTGTGTGGGGCAGATCAATCTGTGAATAGTGTAGATGGGCCTGTGTCTGAAAAGACTGCTGGGAATGAGAGCTCATGCCAGATGGATGAGGATGGATCTCTCAAGCAGAACATTCTTAGTTCTAAGTTGCTGGACCACCCTTACTGTAAAAGTCCCCTGGAGGCTCCCCTGACATGCAGTGGACTCAAACTAGAAGATCAAGCAGGAAGTGGGAAGAACAGTCAGAAAGTCTCTCCAGTGGATGATGAGCAGCTGTCAATCTGCCTTTCTG GATTCCTAGATGAGGTTATGAAGAAGTATGGCAGTTTGGTCCCACTCAGTGAAAAAGATGTCCTTGGAAGACTAAAAGATGTCTTTAATGAAGACTTTTCTAATAG aaaaccaTTTATCAATAGAGAAATAACAAACTATCGGGCCAGACATCAAAAATGCAACTTCCGCATCTTCTACAATAAGCACATGCTGGATATGGATGATCTGGCAACCCTGGATGGTCAGAATTGGTTGAATGACCAG GTCATTAATATGTACGGTGAGCTGATAATGGATGCAGTCCCAGACAAA GTTCACTTCTTCAACAGCTTTTTTCACAGACAGCTGGTAACCAAAGGATATAATGGAGTAAAAAGATGGACTAAAAAG tgTATTCCACAACAGAAAAATGACAGTGACTGTGGAGTCTTTGTGCTCCAg TACTGCAAGTGCCTCGCCTTAGAGCAgcctttccagttttcccaagagGACATGCCCCGAGTGCGGAAGAGGATTTACAAGGAGCTATGTGAGTGCCGGCTCATGGACTGA
- the SENP5 gene encoding sentrin-specific protease 5 isoform X3, translating to MKKQKKILWRKGIHLAFSEKWNTGFGGFKKFCFHQHFCILKAKLGRPITWSRQLKHFQCRKALQIQKTWIQDAPFFAKTKSSVAAQNVSTLSSKVKRKDSKHFLSSSRTLLRLQAERLLSSAKNSDHEYCGEKSVLKAVADLPASNVLGQANGHRPRTEPQASDFPMKFNGESQSPGESGTIVVTLSNHKRKRFCYGCYQGLEHHRNGGPLIPKKFQLNQHRRIKVSPFMMYEKLSMIRFRYRILRSQHFRTKSKVCKLKKAQRSWVQVTGDHQETLRENGEGGSCSPFPSPEPKDPSCRHQPYFPDMDSNAVVKGKNSHVPDGHTKGSPFLGKELSLDEAFPDQQNGSATFTWDQSPCSSPKWECTELIHDIPLPEHHSSNMFISETEREVMTLGQENRTSTVSDDRVKLSLCGADQSVNSVDGPVSEKTAGNESSCQMDEDGSLKQNILSSKLLDHPYCKSPLEAPLTCSGLKLEDQAGSGKNSQKVSPVDDEQLSICLSGFLDEVMKKYGSLVPLSEKDVLGRLKDVFNEDFSNRKPFINREITNYRARHQKCNFRIFYNKHMLDMDDLATLDGQNWLNDQVINMYGELIMDAVPDKVHFFNSFFHRQLVTKGYNGVKRWTKKVDLFKKSLLLIPIHLEVHWSLITVTLSNRIISFYDSQGIHFKFCVECIPQQKNDSDCGVFVLQYCKCLALEQPFQFSQEDMPRVRKRIYKELCECRLMD from the exons atgaaaaaacagaagaaaattctaTGGAGGAAAGGAATCCATTTAGCCTTTTCTGAGAAATGGAATACAGGGTTTGGAGGTTTTAAGAAGTTCTGCTTTCACCAACACTTTTGCATTCTGAAAGCCAAATTGGGAAGGCCAATTACTTGGAGCAGGCAGTTGAAGCATTTCCAGTGCAGAAAAGCCCTTCAAATCCAGAAAACGTGGATCCAGGATGCACCTTTTTTTGCTAAGACAAAGTCCAGTGTGGCTGCTCAAAATGTTAGTACTTTGTCCtctaaagtgaaaagaaaagactCTAAACACTTCCTTTCCTCCTCAAGGACCCTCCTAAGACTCCAAGCAGAGAGGCTGCTGTCCTCAGCAAAGAACTCTGACCATGAATACTGTGGAGAGAAAAGTGTCTTGAAGGCAGTTGCTGACTTACCAGCAAGTAATGTTTTAGGTCAGGCCAATGGTCACAGACCTAGGACAGAGCCACAAGCTTCTGACTTTCCTATGAAGTTCAATGGGGAGAGCCAAAGTCCAGGTGAGAGTGGCACAATTGTGGTCACCTTGAGCAACCATAAGAGAAAGCGCTTTTGTTATGGCTGCTACCAGGGTCTGGAGCACCACAGGAATGGGGGACCCCTGATTCCAAAAAAGTTTCAACTTAACCAACATAGAAGAATAAAAGTATCTCCTTTTATGATGTATGAGAAATTATCCATGATTAGATTCCGGTACAGGATTCTCAGATCCCAGCACTTCAGAACAAAAAGCAAAGTTTGCAAGCTAAAAAAAGCCCAGCGAAGCTGGGTACAGGTCACTGGGGACCATCAAGAGACCCTTAGGGAAAACGGTGAGGGTGGCAGTTGCAGCCCATTCCCTTCCCCAGAACCTAAAGACCCTTCTTGTCGGCATCAACCGTATTTTCCAGATATGGACAGCAATGCTGTGGTGAAGGGAAAGAACTCTCATGTGCCTGATGGCCACACTAAAGGAAGCCCTTTCTTGGGCAAGGAGCTTAGTTTAGATGAAGCATTCCCTGACCAACAGAATGGCAGTGCCACATTTACCTGGGACCAGTCACCCTGTTCCTCTCCTAAGTGGGAGTGTACAGAGCTGATTCATGACATCCCCTTACCAGAACATCATTCTAGTAACATGTTTATCTCGGAAACCGAAAGAGAAGTCATGACTCTGGGTCAGGAAAATCGGACAAGTACTGTCAGTGATGACAGAGTAAAACTGTCACTGTGTGGGGCAGATCAATCTGTGAATAGTGTAGATGGGCCTGTGTCTGAAAAGACTGCTGGGAATGAGAGCTCATGCCAGATGGATGAGGATGGATCTCTCAAGCAGAACATTCTTAGTTCTAAGTTGCTGGACCACCCTTACTGTAAAAGTCCCCTGGAGGCTCCCCTGACATGCAGTGGACTCAAACTAGAAGATCAAGCAGGAAGTGGGAAGAACAGTCAGAAAGTCTCTCCAGTGGATGATGAGCAGCTGTCAATCTGCCTTTCTG GATTCCTAGATGAGGTTATGAAGAAGTATGGCAGTTTGGTCCCACTCAGTGAAAAAGATGTCCTTGGAAGACTAAAAGATGTCTTTAATGAAGACTTTTCTAATAG aaaaccaTTTATCAATAGAGAAATAACAAACTATCGGGCCAGACATCAAAAATGCAACTTCCGCATCTTCTACAATAAGCACATGCTGGATATGGATGATCTGGCAACCCTGGATGGTCAGAATTGGTTGAATGACCAG GTCATTAATATGTACGGTGAGCTGATAATGGATGCAGTCCCAGACAAA GTTCACTTCTTCAACAGCTTTTTTCACAGACAGCTGGTAACCAAAGGATATAATGGAGTAAAAAGATGGACTAAAAAG gtggATTTGTTTAAAAAGAGTCTTCTGTTGATTCCTATTCACCTGGAAGTCCACTGGTCTCTCATTACCGTGACACTCTCTAAtcgaattatttcattttatgattcCCAAGGCATTCATTTTAAGTTTTGTGTAGAG tgTATTCCACAACAGAAAAATGACAGTGACTGTGGAGTCTTTGTGCTCCAg TACTGCAAGTGCCTCGCCTTAGAGCAgcctttccagttttcccaagagGACATGCCCCGAGTGCGGAAGAGGATTTACAAGGAGCTATGTGAGTGCCGGCTCATGGACTGA
- the SENP5 gene encoding sentrin-specific protease 5 isoform X1, whose product MKKQKKILWRKGIHLAFSEKWNTGFGGFKKFCFHQHFCILKAKLGRPITWSRQLKHFQCRKALQIQKTWIQDAPFFAKTKSSVAAQNVSTLSSKVKRKDSKHFLSSSRTLLRLQAERLLSSAKNSDHEYCGEKSVLKAVADLPASNVLGQANGHRPRTEPQASDFPMKFNGESQSPGESGTIVVTLSNHKRKRFCYGCYQGLEHHRNGGPLIPKKFQLNQHRRIKVSPFMMYEKLSMIRFRYRILRSQHFRTKSKVCKLKKAQRSWVQVTGDHQETLRENGEGGSCSPFPSPEPKDPSCRHQPYFPDMDSNAVVKGKNSHVPDGHTKGSPFLGKELSLDEAFPDQQNGSATFTWDQSPCSSPKWECTELIHDIPLPEHHSSNMFISETEREVMTLGQENRTSTVSDDRVKLSLCGADQSVNSVDGPVSEKTAGNESSCQMDEDGSLKQNILSSKLLDHPYCKSPLEAPLTCSGLKLEDQAGSGKNSQKVSPVDDEQLSICLSGFLDEVMKKYGSLVPLSEKDVLGRLKDVFNEDFSNRKPFINREITNYRARHQKCNFRIFYNKHMLDMDDLATLDGQNWLNDQVINMYGELIMDAVPDKVHFFNSFFHRQLVTKGYNGVKRWTKKVDLFKKSLLLIPIHLEVHWSLITVTLSNRIISFYDSQGIHFKFCVENIRKYLLTEAREKNRPEFLQGWQTAVTKCIPQQKNDSDCGVFVLQYCKCLALEQPFQFSQEDMPRVRKRIYKELCECRLMD is encoded by the exons atgaaaaaacagaagaaaattctaTGGAGGAAAGGAATCCATTTAGCCTTTTCTGAGAAATGGAATACAGGGTTTGGAGGTTTTAAGAAGTTCTGCTTTCACCAACACTTTTGCATTCTGAAAGCCAAATTGGGAAGGCCAATTACTTGGAGCAGGCAGTTGAAGCATTTCCAGTGCAGAAAAGCCCTTCAAATCCAGAAAACGTGGATCCAGGATGCACCTTTTTTTGCTAAGACAAAGTCCAGTGTGGCTGCTCAAAATGTTAGTACTTTGTCCtctaaagtgaaaagaaaagactCTAAACACTTCCTTTCCTCCTCAAGGACCCTCCTAAGACTCCAAGCAGAGAGGCTGCTGTCCTCAGCAAAGAACTCTGACCATGAATACTGTGGAGAGAAAAGTGTCTTGAAGGCAGTTGCTGACTTACCAGCAAGTAATGTTTTAGGTCAGGCCAATGGTCACAGACCTAGGACAGAGCCACAAGCTTCTGACTTTCCTATGAAGTTCAATGGGGAGAGCCAAAGTCCAGGTGAGAGTGGCACAATTGTGGTCACCTTGAGCAACCATAAGAGAAAGCGCTTTTGTTATGGCTGCTACCAGGGTCTGGAGCACCACAGGAATGGGGGACCCCTGATTCCAAAAAAGTTTCAACTTAACCAACATAGAAGAATAAAAGTATCTCCTTTTATGATGTATGAGAAATTATCCATGATTAGATTCCGGTACAGGATTCTCAGATCCCAGCACTTCAGAACAAAAAGCAAAGTTTGCAAGCTAAAAAAAGCCCAGCGAAGCTGGGTACAGGTCACTGGGGACCATCAAGAGACCCTTAGGGAAAACGGTGAGGGTGGCAGTTGCAGCCCATTCCCTTCCCCAGAACCTAAAGACCCTTCTTGTCGGCATCAACCGTATTTTCCAGATATGGACAGCAATGCTGTGGTGAAGGGAAAGAACTCTCATGTGCCTGATGGCCACACTAAAGGAAGCCCTTTCTTGGGCAAGGAGCTTAGTTTAGATGAAGCATTCCCTGACCAACAGAATGGCAGTGCCACATTTACCTGGGACCAGTCACCCTGTTCCTCTCCTAAGTGGGAGTGTACAGAGCTGATTCATGACATCCCCTTACCAGAACATCATTCTAGTAACATGTTTATCTCGGAAACCGAAAGAGAAGTCATGACTCTGGGTCAGGAAAATCGGACAAGTACTGTCAGTGATGACAGAGTAAAACTGTCACTGTGTGGGGCAGATCAATCTGTGAATAGTGTAGATGGGCCTGTGTCTGAAAAGACTGCTGGGAATGAGAGCTCATGCCAGATGGATGAGGATGGATCTCTCAAGCAGAACATTCTTAGTTCTAAGTTGCTGGACCACCCTTACTGTAAAAGTCCCCTGGAGGCTCCCCTGACATGCAGTGGACTCAAACTAGAAGATCAAGCAGGAAGTGGGAAGAACAGTCAGAAAGTCTCTCCAGTGGATGATGAGCAGCTGTCAATCTGCCTTTCTG GATTCCTAGATGAGGTTATGAAGAAGTATGGCAGTTTGGTCCCACTCAGTGAAAAAGATGTCCTTGGAAGACTAAAAGATGTCTTTAATGAAGACTTTTCTAATAG aaaaccaTTTATCAATAGAGAAATAACAAACTATCGGGCCAGACATCAAAAATGCAACTTCCGCATCTTCTACAATAAGCACATGCTGGATATGGATGATCTGGCAACCCTGGATGGTCAGAATTGGTTGAATGACCAG GTCATTAATATGTACGGTGAGCTGATAATGGATGCAGTCCCAGACAAA GTTCACTTCTTCAACAGCTTTTTTCACAGACAGCTGGTAACCAAAGGATATAATGGAGTAAAAAGATGGACTAAAAAG gtggATTTGTTTAAAAAGAGTCTTCTGTTGATTCCTATTCACCTGGAAGTCCACTGGTCTCTCATTACCGTGACACTCTCTAAtcgaattatttcattttatgattcCCAAGGCATTCATTTTAAGTTTTGTGTAGAG AATATAAGAAAGTATTTGCTGACTGAagccagagaaaaaaatagaccTGAATTTCTTCAGGGTTGGCAGACTGCTGTTACAAAG tgTATTCCACAACAGAAAAATGACAGTGACTGTGGAGTCTTTGTGCTCCAg TACTGCAAGTGCCTCGCCTTAGAGCAgcctttccagttttcccaagagGACATGCCCCGAGTGCGGAAGAGGATTTACAAGGAGCTATGTGAGTGCCGGCTCATGGACTGA
- the SENP5 gene encoding sentrin-specific protease 5 isoform X2 — MKKQKKILWRKGIHLAFSEKWNTGFGGFKKFCFHQHFCILKAKLGRPITWSRQLKHFQCRKALQIQKTWIQDAPFFAKTKSSVAAQNVSTLSSKVKRKDSKHFLSSSRTLLRLQAERLLSSAKNSDHEYCGEKSVLKAVADLPASNVLGQANGHRPRTEPQASDFPMKFNGESQSPGESGTIVVTLSNHKRKRFCYGCYQGLEHHRNGGPLIPKKFQLNQHRRIKVSPFMMYEKLSMIRFRYRILRSQHFRTKSKVCKLKKAQRSWVQVTGDHQETLRENGEGGSCSPFPSPEPKDPSCRHQPYFPDMDSNAVVKGKNSHVPDGHTKGSPFLGKELSLDEAFPDQQNGSATFTWDQSPCSSPKWECTELIHDIPLPEHHSSNMFISETEREVMTLGQENRTSTVSDDRVKLSLCGADQSVNSVDGPVSEKTAGNESSCQMDEDGSLKQNILSSKLLDHPYCKSPLEAPLTCSGLKLEDQAGSGKNSQKVSPVDDEQLSICLSGFLDEVMKKYGSLVPLSEKDVLGRLKDVFNEDFSNRKPFINREITNYRARHQKCNFRIFYNKHMLDMDDLATLDGQNWLNDQVINMYGELIMDAVPDKVHFFNSFFHRQLVTKGYNGVKRWTKKVDLFKKSLLLIPIHLEVHWSLITVTLSNRIISFYDSQGIHFKFCVENIRKYLLTEAREKNRPEFLQGWQTAVTKCIPQQKNDSDCGVFVLQYCKCLALEQPFQFSQEDMPRVRKRIYKELCV; from the exons atgaaaaaacagaagaaaattctaTGGAGGAAAGGAATCCATTTAGCCTTTTCTGAGAAATGGAATACAGGGTTTGGAGGTTTTAAGAAGTTCTGCTTTCACCAACACTTTTGCATTCTGAAAGCCAAATTGGGAAGGCCAATTACTTGGAGCAGGCAGTTGAAGCATTTCCAGTGCAGAAAAGCCCTTCAAATCCAGAAAACGTGGATCCAGGATGCACCTTTTTTTGCTAAGACAAAGTCCAGTGTGGCTGCTCAAAATGTTAGTACTTTGTCCtctaaagtgaaaagaaaagactCTAAACACTTCCTTTCCTCCTCAAGGACCCTCCTAAGACTCCAAGCAGAGAGGCTGCTGTCCTCAGCAAAGAACTCTGACCATGAATACTGTGGAGAGAAAAGTGTCTTGAAGGCAGTTGCTGACTTACCAGCAAGTAATGTTTTAGGTCAGGCCAATGGTCACAGACCTAGGACAGAGCCACAAGCTTCTGACTTTCCTATGAAGTTCAATGGGGAGAGCCAAAGTCCAGGTGAGAGTGGCACAATTGTGGTCACCTTGAGCAACCATAAGAGAAAGCGCTTTTGTTATGGCTGCTACCAGGGTCTGGAGCACCACAGGAATGGGGGACCCCTGATTCCAAAAAAGTTTCAACTTAACCAACATAGAAGAATAAAAGTATCTCCTTTTATGATGTATGAGAAATTATCCATGATTAGATTCCGGTACAGGATTCTCAGATCCCAGCACTTCAGAACAAAAAGCAAAGTTTGCAAGCTAAAAAAAGCCCAGCGAAGCTGGGTACAGGTCACTGGGGACCATCAAGAGACCCTTAGGGAAAACGGTGAGGGTGGCAGTTGCAGCCCATTCCCTTCCCCAGAACCTAAAGACCCTTCTTGTCGGCATCAACCGTATTTTCCAGATATGGACAGCAATGCTGTGGTGAAGGGAAAGAACTCTCATGTGCCTGATGGCCACACTAAAGGAAGCCCTTTCTTGGGCAAGGAGCTTAGTTTAGATGAAGCATTCCCTGACCAACAGAATGGCAGTGCCACATTTACCTGGGACCAGTCACCCTGTTCCTCTCCTAAGTGGGAGTGTACAGAGCTGATTCATGACATCCCCTTACCAGAACATCATTCTAGTAACATGTTTATCTCGGAAACCGAAAGAGAAGTCATGACTCTGGGTCAGGAAAATCGGACAAGTACTGTCAGTGATGACAGAGTAAAACTGTCACTGTGTGGGGCAGATCAATCTGTGAATAGTGTAGATGGGCCTGTGTCTGAAAAGACTGCTGGGAATGAGAGCTCATGCCAGATGGATGAGGATGGATCTCTCAAGCAGAACATTCTTAGTTCTAAGTTGCTGGACCACCCTTACTGTAAAAGTCCCCTGGAGGCTCCCCTGACATGCAGTGGACTCAAACTAGAAGATCAAGCAGGAAGTGGGAAGAACAGTCAGAAAGTCTCTCCAGTGGATGATGAGCAGCTGTCAATCTGCCTTTCTG GATTCCTAGATGAGGTTATGAAGAAGTATGGCAGTTTGGTCCCACTCAGTGAAAAAGATGTCCTTGGAAGACTAAAAGATGTCTTTAATGAAGACTTTTCTAATAG aaaaccaTTTATCAATAGAGAAATAACAAACTATCGGGCCAGACATCAAAAATGCAACTTCCGCATCTTCTACAATAAGCACATGCTGGATATGGATGATCTGGCAACCCTGGATGGTCAGAATTGGTTGAATGACCAG GTCATTAATATGTACGGTGAGCTGATAATGGATGCAGTCCCAGACAAA GTTCACTTCTTCAACAGCTTTTTTCACAGACAGCTGGTAACCAAAGGATATAATGGAGTAAAAAGATGGACTAAAAAG gtggATTTGTTTAAAAAGAGTCTTCTGTTGATTCCTATTCACCTGGAAGTCCACTGGTCTCTCATTACCGTGACACTCTCTAAtcgaattatttcattttatgattcCCAAGGCATTCATTTTAAGTTTTGTGTAGAG AATATAAGAAAGTATTTGCTGACTGAagccagagaaaaaaatagaccTGAATTTCTTCAGGGTTGGCAGACTGCTGTTACAAAG tgTATTCCACAACAGAAAAATGACAGTGACTGTGGAGTCTTTGTGCTCCAg TACTGCAAGTGCCTCGCCTTAGAGCAgcctttccagttttcccaagagGACATGCCCCGAGTGCGGAAGAGGATTTACAAGGAGCTAT gtgtttaa
- the SENP5 gene encoding sentrin-specific protease 5 isoform X4: protein MKKQKKILWRKGIHLAFSEKWNTGFGGFKKFCFHQHFCILKAKLGRPITWSRQLKHFQCRKALQIQKTWIQDAPFFAKTKSSVAAQNVSTLSSKVKRKDSKHFLSSSRTLLRLQAERLLSSAKNSDHEYCGEKSVLKAVADLPASNVLGQANGHRPRTEPQASDFPMKFNGESQSPGESGTIVVTLSNHKRKRFCYGCYQGLEHHRNGGPLIPKKFQLNQHRRIKVSPFMMYEKLSMIRFRYRILRSQHFRTKSKVCKLKKAQRSWVQVTGDHQETLRENGEGGSCSPFPSPEPKDPSCRHQPYFPDMDSNAVVKGKNSHVPDGHTKGSPFLGKELSLDEAFPDQQNGSATFTWDQSPCSSPKWECTELIHDIPLPEHHSSNMFISETEREVMTLGQENRTSTVSDDRVKLSLCGADQSVNSVDGPVSEKTAGNESSCQMDEDGSLKQNILSSKLLDHPYCKSPLEAPLTCSGLKLEDQAGSGKNSQKVSPVDDEQLSICLSGFLDEVMKKYGSLVPLSEKDVLGRLKDVFNEDFSNRKPFINREITNYRARHQKCNFRIFYNKHMLDMDDLATLDGQNWLNDQVINMYGELIMDAVPDKVHFFNSFFHRQLVTKGYNGVKRWTKKNIRKYLLTEAREKNRPEFLQGWQTAVTKCIPQQKNDSDCGVFVLQYCKCLALEQPFQFSQEDMPRVRKRIYKELCECRLMD, encoded by the exons atgaaaaaacagaagaaaattctaTGGAGGAAAGGAATCCATTTAGCCTTTTCTGAGAAATGGAATACAGGGTTTGGAGGTTTTAAGAAGTTCTGCTTTCACCAACACTTTTGCATTCTGAAAGCCAAATTGGGAAGGCCAATTACTTGGAGCAGGCAGTTGAAGCATTTCCAGTGCAGAAAAGCCCTTCAAATCCAGAAAACGTGGATCCAGGATGCACCTTTTTTTGCTAAGACAAAGTCCAGTGTGGCTGCTCAAAATGTTAGTACTTTGTCCtctaaagtgaaaagaaaagactCTAAACACTTCCTTTCCTCCTCAAGGACCCTCCTAAGACTCCAAGCAGAGAGGCTGCTGTCCTCAGCAAAGAACTCTGACCATGAATACTGTGGAGAGAAAAGTGTCTTGAAGGCAGTTGCTGACTTACCAGCAAGTAATGTTTTAGGTCAGGCCAATGGTCACAGACCTAGGACAGAGCCACAAGCTTCTGACTTTCCTATGAAGTTCAATGGGGAGAGCCAAAGTCCAGGTGAGAGTGGCACAATTGTGGTCACCTTGAGCAACCATAAGAGAAAGCGCTTTTGTTATGGCTGCTACCAGGGTCTGGAGCACCACAGGAATGGGGGACCCCTGATTCCAAAAAAGTTTCAACTTAACCAACATAGAAGAATAAAAGTATCTCCTTTTATGATGTATGAGAAATTATCCATGATTAGATTCCGGTACAGGATTCTCAGATCCCAGCACTTCAGAACAAAAAGCAAAGTTTGCAAGCTAAAAAAAGCCCAGCGAAGCTGGGTACAGGTCACTGGGGACCATCAAGAGACCCTTAGGGAAAACGGTGAGGGTGGCAGTTGCAGCCCATTCCCTTCCCCAGAACCTAAAGACCCTTCTTGTCGGCATCAACCGTATTTTCCAGATATGGACAGCAATGCTGTGGTGAAGGGAAAGAACTCTCATGTGCCTGATGGCCACACTAAAGGAAGCCCTTTCTTGGGCAAGGAGCTTAGTTTAGATGAAGCATTCCCTGACCAACAGAATGGCAGTGCCACATTTACCTGGGACCAGTCACCCTGTTCCTCTCCTAAGTGGGAGTGTACAGAGCTGATTCATGACATCCCCTTACCAGAACATCATTCTAGTAACATGTTTATCTCGGAAACCGAAAGAGAAGTCATGACTCTGGGTCAGGAAAATCGGACAAGTACTGTCAGTGATGACAGAGTAAAACTGTCACTGTGTGGGGCAGATCAATCTGTGAATAGTGTAGATGGGCCTGTGTCTGAAAAGACTGCTGGGAATGAGAGCTCATGCCAGATGGATGAGGATGGATCTCTCAAGCAGAACATTCTTAGTTCTAAGTTGCTGGACCACCCTTACTGTAAAAGTCCCCTGGAGGCTCCCCTGACATGCAGTGGACTCAAACTAGAAGATCAAGCAGGAAGTGGGAAGAACAGTCAGAAAGTCTCTCCAGTGGATGATGAGCAGCTGTCAATCTGCCTTTCTG GATTCCTAGATGAGGTTATGAAGAAGTATGGCAGTTTGGTCCCACTCAGTGAAAAAGATGTCCTTGGAAGACTAAAAGATGTCTTTAATGAAGACTTTTCTAATAG aaaaccaTTTATCAATAGAGAAATAACAAACTATCGGGCCAGACATCAAAAATGCAACTTCCGCATCTTCTACAATAAGCACATGCTGGATATGGATGATCTGGCAACCCTGGATGGTCAGAATTGGTTGAATGACCAG GTCATTAATATGTACGGTGAGCTGATAATGGATGCAGTCCCAGACAAA GTTCACTTCTTCAACAGCTTTTTTCACAGACAGCTGGTAACCAAAGGATATAATGGAGTAAAAAGATGGACTAAAAAG AATATAAGAAAGTATTTGCTGACTGAagccagagaaaaaaatagaccTGAATTTCTTCAGGGTTGGCAGACTGCTGTTACAAAG tgTATTCCACAACAGAAAAATGACAGTGACTGTGGAGTCTTTGTGCTCCAg TACTGCAAGTGCCTCGCCTTAGAGCAgcctttccagttttcccaagagGACATGCCCCGAGTGCGGAAGAGGATTTACAAGGAGCTATGTGAGTGCCGGCTCATGGACTGA